Within Streptomyces albofaciens JCM 4342, the genomic segment GCGCGCAATGTCGTACGCGCGCCGCTGGGCGTGGACCTGACGGCTCGTCACCCGGGTTTGCGCAGTCCGCAGTTGCGGCGGCGGTGCGCGGGCGGGGCGGACGTGCTCCTGCTGCTGTGCTCGCGGCTGTCACCGGAGAAGCGGCCGGGACGCGCGCTGGACGCCCTGGCGGAGCTGCGGTGGCGGGGCGTGGACGCGGCGCTGGTGGTGGCGGGGGACGGGCCGCTGCGGTCCCGTCTGGCGGCCCGCGCACGGGCCGAGCGGCTGCCCGTGGCGTTCCTGGGACACCTCGCCGATCCGGCCGAACTCGCCGCCCTCCAGGCGGCCGCGGACGTGGCGCTGGCGCCCGGACCGGCGGAAACGTTCGGCCTGGCCGCCCTGGAGGCCCTGGCCTGCGGCACCCCGGTCGTCGCCGGCGCCGCGTCGGCCCTCGCCGCTCTGGTCGGCAGCGGCGGCGACACCGCCCTCGACGACGGCGCCTCGTACGCCGACGCCGTGCTGCGCGTCCTCGCCCGCCCCGAGGCGCACCGCCGGGCGGCGGCCCGGCAGCGCGCGGAGGGGTACGGATGGCAGCCCGCGACCGCGGCCTTCCTCGCGGCGCACGACGCGTCCGCGAAGATCCCGCCGCCCGCCGTCAGCCCGGAGATTCCCCCGGGCCGGCCGGCCGGGCCGGCAGCCGCGGGGACGGGTCCGGTGCGGCCGGCGCGGCCGGCCCTCGGGCCCAGCGGGCGGCGATGACCGTGCAGACCACCAGCTGGAGCTGGTGGTAGAGCATCAGCGGCAGGATGACCAGGCCCGCCGCGCCGCCGAACAGCACCGCCGCCATGGGCAGTCCGGTGGCCAGGCTCTTGTTCGAGCCGCAGAAGACGATGGTGATCCGGTCCTCCCGGCAGAACCCCAGCCGGCGCGCGGCGAACGAGGTCGTGACGAGTGCCGTGCCCAGCAGGCCCGCCGCCAGGAGCAGCAGGGCCAGCAGCCGGGCGGGGGTGACCTGGTGCCAGATGCCCTGGGTCACGCCCTTGCTGAACGCGGTGTAGACGACGAGCAGGATCGACGCGCGGTCCACCAGGCCGAGCGGCTTCCGGTGCCGGGCGAGAAAGCCGCCGACCCAGCGGCGCAGCACCTGCCCGGCGGCGAACGGCAGCAGGAGCTGGGTGGCGATGGCCACCGGCCCGGCCGCCGAGAAATTGAGGGCGGAGCCGATCAGCCAGGCCGCGAGCAGCGGGGTGGCGGCCATGCCGACCAGGCTGGAGTACGTTCCGGCGCAGATGGCGGCCGGGACGTTGCCCCGGGCCGTGGAGGTCAGGGCGATCGAGGACTGGACGGTGGAGGGGACGACGCACAGGAAGAGCAGCCCCACGTACAGCCGGTCGGTGAGGAGGAACGGGACGAGGCCGCCGGCCGCCAGGCCGAGCAGCGGGAACAGGACGAAGGTGCTCGCCCCGGTCAGCAGGTGCAGCCGCCACTGCCGCAGCCCGCGCACCGCCTCCCGGGTGGAGAGCCGCGCCCCGTAGAGGAAGAACAGCAGCCCGACGGCGAGGTCGGCGGCGGTGCCGGCGGCCGCGGCGCCCCGTCCGGTCGCGGGCAGCAGGGTGGCGAGCAGGACCGTACCGAGGAGGGCGGCGACGTACGGGTCGACCGCGCGCCGCAGCCGGGCCGCCCACTTCGGCCGGCCCACCCGCTCCGGCCGGTCCGCCCGCCCCGGGCGGGCCCGGGGCCGGGAGCCGCGCGCCGCCTCACTCATCGTCGCCGGTCTGCCAGGGCGGGTGCCCGACGCGGGCGGGGTCGGCGCCGGGACCGGTCGCGTCCCGGGTCCGTACGTCGATGGCGCCGCCGCCACCGTCGTGGTCGCTGCCCGCCGTGCCCTTGCCGGCGAGCAGGGTGTTGAGCGTCCGGTCGACCTCCAGCCAGGAGTCGGCCGAGGAGTTGTCGACCACCAGCAGGCCGACGGCCGTGCCGCCGCGGGGCGGCGCCGGGGGCTCTTCCTCGTCGTCGGAGGGCGCGCACGGCTGGGGGGTGTGCGGGGGGAGGGGCGGGGACTGCGGGGCGGCCTGGGCGGCGGCGCCGCCCCACAGCACGCCCGTGACCACCGCGACGGCGACGGCCAGTGTGGACGGGCGTACGGCCCGGGACCGCTGTACACGGTCCCGGAGCCGCCCGGCGCCGCCCCGGGAGGGGTTCGGTGCCATACGGGAACCTCGTCTCAGACGGGAGCCGGTTCGCGGTGCGTCCGCCGCCTGCTGATGTTGCGCTCCAACAGCTCGGTGGCCACCTTCAGTTCGACGCTGCCGCTGCTGCCCGTGTCGGGCAGCCGCCCGTCGGCGGCCTTCAGGTCGACCAGGGCGCCTTCGACGGCGCCGTGCGCGGCGAACAGGCACGGGGTGCTGTAGATCGCCACGTCGACGCCGAGTTCGGTCAGTTCGGTGAGGGACAGGCGGGGTGATTTGCCGCCCGCGATCTGGTTGAACAGCAGGGGCTTGGCGCCCACCACGGACCGGATCCGTTCGATCCACTCCACGCTGCGCACCCCGTCCACGAGGACGACGTCCGCGTCGGTCTCGGCGAGCGCCGCCGCCCGCCGGATGATCTCCGCCTCCTCCGTGGCGTCCGTACGCGCCACCACGACCAGGTCTTTCCGGCTGCTGAGCACCAGGTTGAGCTTGTCCAGGTACTCCTCCAGGGGGAGGATCAGCTTGCCTTCCGCGTGACCGCACCGGCGCGGTCTGCGCTGGTCCTCCAGGATCACCCCGGAGGCGCCGCAGCGCTCCAGGCGCTGGACGACGTGGCAGGCGACCTCGTGGTCCACATAGCCGTCGTCGATGTCCACGAGCAGGTGGTGGGCCGGAAAGGCCAGGCGCAGCCGTTCCACGAAGTGCACCATGTCCGGCCAGGCGATGAAACCGATGTCGGGCAGACCGTAATGGGACGCGGCGAAGCCGAACCCCGAGACGAACATCCCGTCGTAGTGCTGTGCCGCGATGGAAGCCGAATACATGTCGTAGATGCCGATGAGCGGTGTCGTACGAGGCGATCGGACCGCCTCGCGCAGGGCGCTGCCGTACTGCATGCTTCTCCCGCCTCCCGGACTCGCCGGTCGCGAGCCTTTGGGGTGTCGTGGAATTGACGGTGCCAGGAAACCAAGAGGGAGTAAAAGGATTCCGGGCAGCAACACTCGTTTGAGGAAACGCCGCAGGCCAGGGCGGTATTTGTGGAATTAATATGGGGCGATGGAAACACCGCCGAAGTAACGTTTCCCTGAAAGGTCAAGGGGGCGTAAAAGCGATGAGATGAATTACGCCGGAGGGTGCCGCCGGTGCCGGACGGCCCGCCGTGCCGGGCCGGGCGGGCCGGGCAGGCGCGCGGCCGGGCGGAAATCGCCGGGCCCGCCAACTCCGCTGTCACAATGGCGGCATGACGGGACGCTGGGAGTTCTGGATCGACCGGGGCGGCACGTTCACGGATGTGGTGGGCCGGCGGCCCGACGGCAGACTGGTCACCGGCAAACTGCTCTCGCACCGCCCGGACGACGCCGAGGACGCCGCCGTGGCCGGCATCCGGATGATGCTGGGCCTGGCGCCCGGAGCGCCGGTCCCCGCCGAGCGGATCGCCGTGGTCAAGATGGGCACGACCGTGGCGACCAACGCCCTGCTGGAGCGCACGGGCGAGCCGACCGTGCTGGTGACCACCGAGGGCTTCCGGGACGCCCTGCGCATCGCCTACCAGAACCGGCCGCGGATCTTCGACCGGCGCATCGTGCTCCCCGAGGCGCTGTACGCGCGGGTGATCGAGGTCCCGGAGCGGGTGGACGCGCGGGGCGCGGTGGTACGGCCGCTGGAGACCGGCGCGGTGCGGGCGGAGCTGGCCCGGGCGTACGCGGACGGGCTGCGCAGCGCGGCGGTGGTGCTCCTGCACGGCTACCGCCACCCGGACCACGAGAAGGCGGTGGCCGCCCTCGCGAAGGAGGCGGGCTTCGCCCAGGTCAGCTGCTCCCACGAGGTCAGCCCGCTGATGAAGCTGGTGCCGCGCGGCGACACCACGGTGGTGGACGCCTATCTGTCGCCCATCCTCGGCCGGTACGTGGACGGCATCGCGCGCCAACTCCCCGGCGTGCGGCTGATGTTCATGCAGTCCAACGGCGGGCTGCGGGAGGCCGCGCACTTCCGCGGCAAGGACGCGGTGCTCTCCGGCCCCGCGGGCGGCGTGGTCGGCATGGCCCGCTCCTCCGCCGCGGCGGACGACGGGTACGACCGGGTGATCGGCTTCGACATGGGCGGCACCTCCACCGACGTGTCGCACTACGCGGGCTCCTTCGAGCGGATCTTCGGCAATGAGGTCGCGGGCGTGCGGATGCGGGCGCCCATGATGAACATCCACACCGTCGCGGCGGGCGGCGGCTCCGTCCTGCACTTCGACGGGCGGCGCTACCGGGTCGGCCCCGACTCGGCCGGCGCGGTGCCGGGCCCCGCCTGCTACCGCCGCGGCGGCCCGCTGACCGTCACGGACGCCAACGTGATGCTGGGCCGCGTCCAGCCGGCGCACTTCCCGGCGGTGTTCGGCCCGGACGGCGACCAGCCGCTGGACGCCGCGACGGTACGGGAG encodes:
- a CDS encoding isocitrate lyase/PEP mutase family protein codes for the protein MQYGSALREAVRSPRTTPLIGIYDMYSASIAAQHYDGMFVSGFGFAASHYGLPDIGFIAWPDMVHFVERLRLAFPAHHLLVDIDDGYVDHEVACHVVQRLERCGASGVILEDQRRPRRCGHAEGKLILPLEEYLDKLNLVLSSRKDLVVVARTDATEEAEIIRRAAALAETDADVVLVDGVRSVEWIERIRSVVGAKPLLFNQIAGGKSPRLSLTELTELGVDVAIYSTPCLFAAHGAVEGALVDLKAADGRLPDTGSSGSVELKVATELLERNISRRRTHREPAPV
- a CDS encoding glycosyltransferase, producing MTARPGTFAPHVPDETRYTGAGLRIVRLANFVTPESGGLRTALRALGSGYRAAGHEPVLIVPGPAVRDELTDQGRVITLPGPVLPGTGGYRVLADRRRVRRVLEALAPDRLEVSDRTTLRWTGEWARRARVPAVMVSHESVDGVLRAWGVPRGPARAAADRTNLRTARSYSRVVCTTEWAAAEFTRLGARNVVRAPLGVDLTARHPGLRSPQLRRRCAGGADVLLLLCSRLSPEKRPGRALDALAELRWRGVDAALVVAGDGPLRSRLAARARAERLPVAFLGHLADPAELAALQAAADVALAPGPAETFGLAALEALACGTPVVAGAASALAALVGSGGDTALDDGASYADAVLRVLARPEAHRRAAARQRAEGYGWQPATAAFLAAHDASAKIPPPAVSPEIPPGRPAGPAAAGTGPVRPARPALGPSGRR
- a CDS encoding bile acid:sodium symporter family protein, translating into MGRPKWAARLRRAVDPYVAALLGTVLLATLLPATGRGAAAAGTAADLAVGLLFFLYGARLSTREAVRGLRQWRLHLLTGASTFVLFPLLGLAAGGLVPFLLTDRLYVGLLFLCVVPSTVQSSIALTSTARGNVPAAICAGTYSSLVGMAATPLLAAWLIGSALNFSAAGPVAIATQLLLPFAAGQVLRRWVGGFLARHRKPLGLVDRASILLVVYTAFSKGVTQGIWHQVTPARLLALLLLAAGLLGTALVTTSFAARRLGFCREDRITIVFCGSNKSLATGLPMAAVLFGGAAGLVILPLMLYHQLQLVVCTVIAARWARGPAAPAAPDPSPRLPARPAGPGESPG